One genomic region from Desulfovermiculus halophilus DSM 18834 encodes:
- the rimP gene encoding ribosome maturation factor RimP, whose amino-acid sequence MNQHEHLVSLIEPIVRSLGLTLWGIEPPSSPKGGKLRVFLDSEQGVSVDQCAEASRHISMLLDVDDPIPGSYVLEVSSPGLERLFFHFHQLADYIGHPVAVTLKDPVQGRKKWKGTLLQAADNEITLNSKTQTVVLHWDQIHKMHLIYSGR is encoded by the coding sequence ATGAATCAGCACGAACACCTCGTCAGCCTTATCGAACCGATTGTCCGTTCCCTGGGCCTTACCCTGTGGGGGATCGAACCCCCCTCCTCCCCCAAGGGAGGGAAGCTGCGGGTCTTTTTGGACTCCGAACAGGGGGTGAGCGTAGACCAGTGCGCTGAGGCCAGCAGGCACATCAGCATGCTCCTGGATGTTGATGATCCCATACCCGGCTCATATGTCCTGGAAGTCTCGTCCCCCGGACTGGAACGGCTTTTTTTCCATTTTCATCAGCTGGCAGACTACATCGGCCACCCGGTTGCCGTCACCCTCAAGGACCCGGTCCAGGGACGCAAAAAATGGAAAGGGACCCTGCTGCAGGCCGCGGACAACGAGATCACCCTGAACAGCAAAACCCAGACCGTGGTTCTGCACTGGGACCAGATACATAAAATGCACCTTATCTATTCCGGCCGTTGA